AGGCCGGGCAGCTCGGGCCCGGCGGCGCCGCGCACCACCCCCAGCACGGTGAAGGGGCCGGCGAGCTGCGCCTTGGCGAGCGCGAGCTTGCGGTGCTCCACCTCCCAGAGGAAGGGGCGCCAGGCACGGGCCGCCGCGGCGCTGGGCTCGAAGGGCTCGAGCGAGCCGCCGGGCGCGAGCGCCGCCTCGAGCCGCTCCTCGAACGCGGCGCGCCCCGCGGAGAAGGCCGCGGGGTCCACGCTGCACAGGCCGTCCGCGTCCGCGCGCAGGCCCGGCAGCCCCTCCAGCGCGGCGGGCAGCATGAACTCCGCGGGCGCCCCCACCGGCAGCTGCGGGAGCGCGGGGATGTCCAGCTGCAGCGCGGCCTGCAGCGCGAGCTCGAGCTGGGTGAGCGGCAGGCTGCCCACGGCGGTGGTACCGAGGCGGGGCAGCAGCTGGACGGCGCGGCGGATGGTGGGCGCGGGCATGGCGGGTCGCGGAAGCGCTGGAGACTAGGTCACCGAGAAGTAGAACGCCTGCGGGTGGTGGAAGACCAGGGCGGACACCGAGGCCTCCGGCTCCATCATGCACCCATCCGTGAGCTGCACGCCGATGTCCTGCGGCTTCAGCGCATCGAAGAGCAGCGCCTGGTCCTCGAGGCGGGGGCAGGCCGGGTAGCCGAAGGAGTAGCGCTTGCCGGTGTACTCCGCGCGGAAGCGCTCGAGCATCGTCATCTCCGGCCGGTCCGGGAAGCCCCACATGCTGCGCAGCTGGGTGTGCAAGAGCTCCGCGTAGCCCTCGGCCGTCTCCAGCGCGAGCGCCTGCACGGCGTGCATCTTGAGGAACTGCCCCTTCGCCTTGTAGTCGTCGCTCAGCTCGCGGATGCCCGCGCCCGCGGTGGTGACGAAGAGGCAGACGTTGTCGCGCGGCGCGCCCCCCTCCAGCGGCGCCACGAAGTCCGCGAGGCACACCCCGCCCTCCTTCTCCTGGCGCGGGAAGTCGAAGCGGGCCACCTCGCGGCCGCTCGCGCCGTCGAAGAGCAGCACGCGGTTGCCCTCGCTGCCCGCCTTGAAGAACTGGAACACGGCGCGCGCGTGCATCTGCCCTGCGCGCAGCCCCGCCTTGAGCTCGTCCACCACGCCCTTGAGCTCGAGCGCCTTGCGCCCCTCCTCGGTGCGCGCGAGCTCGCCTTCCGCGGGAGTGCCCAGCTGGCGCGCGGCGCCCTTGAGGCCCAGGTGGCGCCCGTAGAGCATCACCGGGTTGATGAAGCGCCAGATGTGGTCCAGCGGCGTGTTGGTGAGCACGTGCCGCTCGTAGTCGGGCGCGGGCGGGAGCTCGGCGAGCAGCGGCACCTCGCGCGAGCGCACGGCCGGAACGGGCGCGCTCTTGGGCCGCTCGCGCACCTCGCGCGCGAGCTTCTCGCGCCGCTCGGCGAGCTCGCCCTTGAGCTGCGCGAAGCGCTGCGGGTCCACCATCTGCTTCGCCAGCTCCAGGCCGCTCATCGCGTCCTGGGCGTAGGCCACCGTGCCCGCGTACGCAGGGGCGATGTTCTTGTCCACGAAGTTGCGGCTGAGCGCCGCGCCGCCCACGAGCACCGGCACGCTCACGCCCGCGCGGCTCAGGTCCTCGGCGGTGGCCACCATCTGGTGCGCGCTCTTCACCAGCAGCCCCGAGAGCCCGAGGATGTCCGGGCGGTGCTCCTTCACCGCGGCCACCAGCTGCTCGGGCGGGACCTTGATGCCCAGGTTCACCACGTCGAAGCCGTTGTTCGCGAGGATGATCTCCACCAGGTTCTTGCCGATGTCGTGCACGTCCCCCTTCACCGTGGCGAGCACCACCTTGCCGCGGCTCGCGGCCTGGGCGCGGCTCATGTGCGGCTCGAGGAAGCTCACGGCGGCCTTCATCGACTCGGCGCTCTGCAGCACCTCCGCCACGATGAGCTCGTTGGCGGCGAAGAGGCGGCCCACCTCGTCCATGCCCTTCATCAGCGGGCCGTTGATGATGTCCAGGGGCGCGTGTTCCTTCAGCGCGAGCTCCAGGTCCTGCGCGAGCCCGTCGCGCGTGCCCTCCACGATGTAGCGCTCGAGCCGCTGCGCGAGCGGCAGGTCCGAGCGCTGCGCCTTCTGCGGCTTCTTCTCGCGGAAGTGCGCGGCGAACGGAGTGATGGGGTCCTCCCCGCGGCCGTAGAGCAGGTCCTCGCTCAGGCGCCGGTCCTCGGGCGGGAGCGAGGGGTAGCGCTCGAGCTTCTCGGAGTTCACCAGCGCCATGTCCAGGCCCGCCTGGACGCAGTGGTAGAGGAACACCGAGTTGAGCACCTCGCGGCCCGCGGTGGGCAGGCCGAAGGAGACGTTGGAGATGCCCAGCACCGTCTTCACGCCGGGGAGCTGCCCCTTGATGAGGCGCACCCCCTCGATGGTCTCCACCGCGCTGCCGGTGTACTGCACGTCGCCCGAGGCACAGGGGAAGACGAGCGGGTCGAAGTAGAGATCCTCCGCGCGCATCCCATACTTGCCGGTGAGCAGCTCGAAGGAGCGCCTGGCCACGGCGAGCTTGCGCTCGCGGGTGACGGCCATGCCGGTCTCGTCGATGCAGCCCACCACCAGCGCCGCGCCGAAGCGGCGCGCGAGCGGCACCACCTTCTCGAAGCGCTCCTCGCCGTCCTCCAGGTTCACCGAGTTGATGATCGCCTTGCCCTGGCTGTAGGTGAGCGCCATCGCGATGACGTGCTCGTCCGTGCTGTCGATCATCAAGGGCACGCGCACCTTTCGCACCACGGACTCGAGGAAGCGGCGCATGTCCTCGCGCTCGTCGCGGTCCGGGTTGGCGAGGCAGATGTCGATGACCTGCGCGCCGCGGCGCACCTGGGCGCGGGCGATCTCGCTCGCGTCCTCGTAGGCCTCGGCGACGATGAGCTCCTTGAACTTCTTGCTGCCGATGACGTTGGTGCGCTCGCCCACGATGACGGGCCGCTCCTCCTCGCGCACCTCCAGGTAATCCACGCCGGACAGGCTGCTGCGCGGCGAGGGCACGTGGCGGCGGGGCGCGAGGCCCCGCACGGCCTCGGAGAGGGTGCGGATGTGGCCCGCGTGCGTGCCGCAACAGCCGCCCACCACGTTGAGCCAGCCCTGCTCGCAGAAGCGGCGCAAGCTGCGCGCGAGCATCTCGGGCGTCTCCAGGTAGTGCCCGTTCTCGTCCGGCAGGCCCGCGTTGGGCACGCAGGCCACCGGGAAGCGGCTGAGCTGCGCGAGCGAGCGCACGTGGTCCGTCATGAACTCGGGCCCCGTGGCGCAGTTGAGCCCCAGGTAGAGCAGCTCCACGTGCTCGAGCGAGGCGGCGAGGCTCTCCACGCTCTGCCCCGCGAGCATGGTGCCCATGGGCTCGATGGTGCCCGACACCGCCACCGGCACCCGGTAGCCCAGCTGCTCGAAGGTGCGCGCGATGCCCAGCAGCGCCGCCTTCACGTTGCGCGTGTCCTGCGCCGTCTCCACGAGCAGGTAGTCGCTGCCGCCCTCGCACAGCCCCCGCGCCTGCAGCGCGAACTGGTCCACCAGCTCCTCGAAGGTGACGCCGCCGGTCACCGAGATGGCCTTGGTGGTGGGCCCGATGCTGCCGGCCACCCAGCGCAGGCGGCCGTCCTGCCGCTGGACGCTCTCGCAGGCGGCGCGCGCGAGCCGGGCCGCCTCGCGGTTGATCTCCAGTGCGCGGGGGGCGAGCCCGAACTCCGCGAGCACCAGCGCGGTGCCGCCGAAGGTGTCCGTCTCGGTCACGTCCGCGCCGGCCTCGAGGTAGCGGGTGTGGATGCGCTGGATGAGCTCGGGCCGGGTGAGCACCAGGTGCTCGTTGCAGCCCTCGTACTCGGCGCCGCCGAAGTCCGCGGCCTTCAGGTCCTCGCCCTGCAGCAGCGTGCCCATGGCGCCGTCCAGCACCAGCACCCGCTCGGCCAGGGCGGCGCGGAGGGCCCGGATGCGCTCGGCGCGCGCATCCGGAGGCAGCGGGAGGGAGGGAATCGGAGAGTGGCTCATCGCTTTTTCTCGCCAGTGAGGAGGAAGACGCGGAAGGGGCTCGCGCCGTCGCGGGAGTGGGTCTCGAAGGAGAGGTGGGTGAAGCCGGCGCGGCGCAGCGAGGCCTCGAGCGCCTCCGGCTCGAAGCCCAGGTGCCGGTGCCCCAGGCGCTCGCGCACCCAGCGCTCGTCGTGCGGCATCAGCTCCAGCACCACGAGCCGGCCGCCGGGCTTGAGGATGCGTGCGGCCTCGGCGAGCACCGCGCCGGGCGCCTCCAGGTAGTGCAGGCTCTGCGAGATGACCACCAGGTCGCGCTTGCCGTCCGGCAGCGACAGCGCGCCCAGGTCCTCGCGCAGGAAGCGGATGTTGGTGAGCCCCTCGCGCCTGGCGCGCTCGCGCGCTTCCTCCAGCGCCTCGGCGCTCTGGTCGATGGCCCACACCTGCTTCGCCCACCGGGCGATGGCCACCGAGAGCACGCCGGTGCCGCAGCCGAAGTCCGCCACGTCCAGCGCCGGCAGCAGGCTCGCGAGCGCGCCGGCCCACAGGAACCAGCTCTGTCCGGGCTCGAGCAGGCGCCCGTTCTGGCTCTCGGCGAGCGCCTGCCGGTCGGCGCGCTGGCGCAGCAGGTCCTCGAGCCGCGCGCGGTCCCCCGCCCCGTCCTCGGCCTCCTGCGCGAGCCGGATGAGCGGCCAGCGCCCGTCGTCCGCGGCGAGCCCCAGCGAGTAGTAGCTGAAGCCCGCCTGGCGCTCCTCGCGGATGAGCCCGAGGCCCCGCAGCTTCGCGAGGTGGTGGCTCACCGAGCTCTGCGCCACGCCCACCAGCGACACCAGCTCCGTCACGTTGAGCGGCGCCTGCGCCACGAGCCGCAGGATGCGCAGCCGCGTCGGGTCTCCGAGCGCGCGGAAGGCCTGGCTCAAGTCGTTCATATCGGCAAATCTACATATGTCGATTCAGGGCGGGTGACCAGCTAGAATGTGGCCCTCATGTCCTCCCCCACCCTGCACGCCCAGCTCGCCTCCAAACGCTTCGGCCTCGTCCTCTCCGCCGGCTACTTCGGCTTCTACGGCCACGCGGGCTTCCTGCAGGGGCTGCAGGACGCGGGGCTCAGCCCTTCCGCCTACGCGGGCACCTCCGCGGGCGGCATGGTGGCGGCGTACGCGGCCGGAGGCATGGAGGTGCAGCGGCTCCAGGGGCTGCTGCTCGAGCAGACGCGCGCGCACTTCTGGGACCCGGACCCCGTGGGCGTGCTGCGCGCGGCGCTGCCCGGGGGCGCGGGCGCCACGGGCCTCCTCAAGGGCCAGCGCTTCCGCCGGCTCCTCGAGCAGACGCTGCCGGTGGACCGCTTCGAGCGGCTCCCCCACCCGCTGGTGCTGGTGGGCGCGAACCTCACGCGCGGCCGCCCCGAGGTCTTCACCCAGGGCGAGCTCGCCCCGCGCGTGCACGCCACCTGCGCCTACCCGGGGCTCTTTCGCGCGGTGCGCCTGGGCGAGGACCTCTACTGGGACGGCGGGCTGGTGGACAAGGCGCCCGCGCTCGCGCTGCAGGAGAGCGCCGCGGGCGCGGGGCTCGAGGCGCTGCTGGTGCACTACCTGCCCAGCCGCCAGGGCGCGCGGCTCGGCGGGCCCTTCGCCTACGCCCAGGGCATCGCCGCGGGGAACCTCGCGCTGCGCCACGACCACTTCCGCCTGCAGCTCGCGCTGCTCGCGGCCCGCGGCGTCGCGGTGCACGTGGTGGTGAGCCACCTGCCCGCGGTGAGCCCCAAGCGCCTCGAGCAGGGCCGGCTCGCGATGCAGCAGGCGCGAGAGGCGCTGCGCCGCGCGCTCGCCGAGCCGCCGCGCTCGCTCGACGAGGGGCTCGCGCAGGGGGCACGCGGGTAGAAGCGCCCTTCCCGCTCTTCAGCGGAAGAGCTTGCGCAGCAGCCCCTGGACCACCGAGCCCACCGCGTCGGCAGCCTCCTGCTCGGGAGAAGGCCTGCGCGGCGGCGGCGGCGCGGGCTCGCGGCCCGGCGCTGCGCCCGCGCGCCAGCCGTGCAGGCCGGGCTGGGCTCCGGCCGGGTGGCCCTCGAGGCCGCTGGGGTCCACGCTCCAGCGCCCGGCGAGCGCCATCACGTCCTGCTCGCCCGGGGTCCACTCGGGGTCTCCCGCGCGCAGCGCCTCCTCCTCGGGCGTCACGGCGCCCGCGTCCAGCTGCACCTCCCCGGACTCGCCCAGATACGCGTAGGCGCGGCGCAGCGCGCCGTCCACGGCGCGCATCCAGTGGTGGTACTCGATGACGCGGGAGGTGGCGAAGGCCTGCACCTCGCCGAGCCTCGCGCTGAGCGTGGCCACGCGGTCCGCGAAGGCCCTGGGCGAGTCCGGGTCCCGCGACGCCTCGGAGAGCAGGTCCTCGCTGGCCACCAGGGTCCAGCCGTCCAGCACGGGGGGCAGGAAGTACTGCCCCTCCCCGTCCTCGCTCACCCGCTCCAGCCCCTCGAGCCAGGGCACGGGCCGCAGCGACTCGAGGCCGAGCGCCGCCGCCACCTGCTCGGGGGTGCGGCCTCGCACCGCGAGCCAGCCGAGCTTGTAGCCAAAGGGGACCGCTCCGGTGTCCTGCGCCATCGGGGTGTGCTCCTGGGTCTGGAGGGAGTCGCGGCCTTCAGCGGCCGTAGCGGCGGTGGTCCACCATGAGGCAGCGGTCCTGCACCACCTGGATGCCCGCCTCGGCGAGGCGCTCGGCGACGCGGTCGTTGCGGATGCCGCTCTGGAACCACACCGCCCGGGGGCGCTTGGCGAGCAGGTCCTCCAGGTGCTGCTCGAGGTCCTGCGGCCGGCGGAACACGTCCACCAGGTCCAGCTCGCCGGGCACGTCCACGAGCCGGCGGTACACCTTGCGGCCCAGGATCTCGGTCACCTCCGGGTAGTACACGGGCACCGGCACCACCTCGACGCCCGCCTGCGCGAGGTACTGCGGCACGTAGAAGGCGGGCTGGCCCGACTGCGCCTCCGTCTTGATGCCGAGCACCGCCACGCGCCGCGCTGCCTGCACCACCTGGCGCACGCCCGCCTCGTCCTCGATGAGATTCTCCGGATGCTGCATGGCCTCTGACCTCCTTCGGGTTGATGGCGCTCCAGCGCGCTCAGGGCTCGAGCCGCTGCGCCACGCTGCTGCGGCTCCACGTCCACGCCTGAGGCGCGCCGCCGTCCGCGCCCGGCTCCTGCACGTGCACGCTCAAGCGGCTCCTCACCGGCACGAACGTCCCGCGCGCGAGCACCTGTTCCCCCTCGCAGGAGACGCTGGGCTCGAGCGCCGGGGCGTCGGAGGAGGCGAGCTGCGCCTGCAGCTCGGCGGGCGCGCCGGGCGGCGGCTGGCCGAGGCAGCGCAGCTGGAACACCAGCGCCTCGCCGAAGTCGGTGAGCAGCGTGCCGCTCAGGGTGCGCTCGAGCACGTAGCCCCGCTCGCGCCCGCCCACCGCCACCGCGTCCAGCGCGTACAGGCGCTGTCCCA
This Aggregicoccus sp. 17bor-14 DNA region includes the following protein-coding sequences:
- a CDS encoding metalloregulator ArsR/SmtB family transcription factor, giving the protein MNDLSQAFRALGDPTRLRILRLVAQAPLNVTELVSLVGVAQSSVSHHLAKLRGLGLIREERQAGFSYYSLGLAADDGRWPLIRLAQEAEDGAGDRARLEDLLRQRADRQALAESQNGRLLEPGQSWFLWAGALASLLPALDVADFGCGTGVLSVAIARWAKQVWAIDQSAEALEEARERARREGLTNIRFLREDLGALSLPDGKRDLVVISQSLHYLEAPGAVLAEAARILKPGGRLVVLELMPHDERWVRERLGHRHLGFEPEALEASLRRAGFTHLSFETHSRDGASPFRVFLLTGEKKR
- a CDS encoding CoA-binding protein produces the protein MQHPENLIEDEAGVRQVVQAARRVAVLGIKTEAQSGQPAFYVPQYLAQAGVEVVPVPVYYPEVTEILGRKVYRRLVDVPGELDLVDVFRRPQDLEQHLEDLLAKRPRAVWFQSGIRNDRVAERLAEAGIQVVQDRCLMVDHRRYGR
- a CDS encoding patatin-like phospholipase family protein, whose protein sequence is MSSPTLHAQLASKRFGLVLSAGYFGFYGHAGFLQGLQDAGLSPSAYAGTSAGGMVAAYAAGGMEVQRLQGLLLEQTRAHFWDPDPVGVLRAALPGGAGATGLLKGQRFRRLLEQTLPVDRFERLPHPLVLVGANLTRGRPEVFTQGELAPRVHATCAYPGLFRAVRLGEDLYWDGGLVDKAPALALQESAAGAGLEALLVHYLPSRQGARLGGPFAYAQGIAAGNLALRHDHFRLQLALLAARGVAVHVVVSHLPAVSPKRLEQGRLAMQQAREALRRALAEPPRSLDEGLAQGARG
- the metH gene encoding methionine synthase, producing MSHSPIPSLPLPPDARAERIRALRAALAERVLVLDGAMGTLLQGEDLKAADFGGAEYEGCNEHLVLTRPELIQRIHTRYLEAGADVTETDTFGGTALVLAEFGLAPRALEINREAARLARAACESVQRQDGRLRWVAGSIGPTTKAISVTGGVTFEELVDQFALQARGLCEGGSDYLLVETAQDTRNVKAALLGIARTFEQLGYRVPVAVSGTIEPMGTMLAGQSVESLAASLEHVELLYLGLNCATGPEFMTDHVRSLAQLSRFPVACVPNAGLPDENGHYLETPEMLARSLRRFCEQGWLNVVGGCCGTHAGHIRTLSEAVRGLAPRRHVPSPRSSLSGVDYLEVREEERPVIVGERTNVIGSKKFKELIVAEAYEDASEIARAQVRRGAQVIDICLANPDRDEREDMRRFLESVVRKVRVPLMIDSTDEHVIAMALTYSQGKAIINSVNLEDGEERFEKVVPLARRFGAALVVGCIDETGMAVTRERKLAVARRSFELLTGKYGMRAEDLYFDPLVFPCASGDVQYTGSAVETIEGVRLIKGQLPGVKTVLGISNVSFGLPTAGREVLNSVFLYHCVQAGLDMALVNSEKLERYPSLPPEDRRLSEDLLYGRGEDPITPFAAHFREKKPQKAQRSDLPLAQRLERYIVEGTRDGLAQDLELALKEHAPLDIINGPLMKGMDEVGRLFAANELIVAEVLQSAESMKAAVSFLEPHMSRAQAASRGKVVLATVKGDVHDIGKNLVEIILANNGFDVVNLGIKVPPEQLVAAVKEHRPDILGLSGLLVKSAHQMVATAEDLSRAGVSVPVLVGGAALSRNFVDKNIAPAYAGTVAYAQDAMSGLELAKQMVDPQRFAQLKGELAERREKLAREVRERPKSAPVPAVRSREVPLLAELPPAPDYERHVLTNTPLDHIWRFINPVMLYGRHLGLKGAARQLGTPAEGELARTEEGRKALELKGVVDELKAGLRAGQMHARAVFQFFKAGSEGNRVLLFDGASGREVARFDFPRQEKEGGVCLADFVAPLEGGAPRDNVCLFVTTAGAGIRELSDDYKAKGQFLKMHAVQALALETAEGYAELLHTQLRSMWGFPDRPEMTMLERFRAEYTGKRYSFGYPACPRLEDQALLFDALKPQDIGVQLTDGCMMEPEASVSALVFHHPQAFYFSVT